Proteins encoded by one window of Nevskiales bacterium:
- the mraY gene encoding phospho-N-acetylmuramoyl-pentapeptide-transferase: MLLYLTEYLQQFYGGFRLFEYLTFRGVLGVLTALVIALWVGPGMIRRLTFMRIGQPVRDDGPQSHLSKAGTPTMGGTLILVAVAVATLLWADLGNRYVWIALLTTLAYGAIGFVDDYRKLKYGNARGLSARWKYFWQTVCGFGAGFALLLTAKLPVETTLYVPVFKEIAIPLAGYAGGLVFVVWTYLVIAGSSNAVNLTDGLDGLAIMPSVLVASALGVFAYAAGNVKIATYLGIPYVPGVGEVAIFCVAIGGAGLGFLWFNTYPAQVFMGDVGALALGAALGVVAVMVRQEFVLLIMGGVFVAETVSVILQVASFKLTGKRIFRMAPLHHHFELKGWPEPKIIVRFWIITLVLVLIGLATLKVR, translated from the coding sequence ATGCTCCTGTACCTGACCGAATACCTGCAGCAGTTCTACGGCGGCTTCCGCCTGTTCGAGTACCTCACCTTCCGCGGTGTGCTCGGCGTGCTGACCGCGCTGGTGATCGCGCTGTGGGTCGGGCCGGGCATGATCCGGCGCCTGACCTTCATGCGCATCGGCCAGCCGGTGCGCGACGACGGCCCGCAGTCACACCTGTCCAAGGCCGGCACGCCGACCATGGGCGGCACGCTGATCCTGGTGGCGGTCGCGGTGGCGACGCTGCTGTGGGCGGATCTCGGCAACCGCTACGTCTGGATCGCGCTGCTGACCACGCTGGCCTACGGCGCGATCGGCTTCGTGGACGACTACCGCAAGCTCAAGTACGGCAACGCCAGGGGCCTGTCGGCGCGCTGGAAGTATTTCTGGCAGACGGTCTGCGGCTTCGGCGCCGGCTTCGCGCTGCTGCTCACCGCCAAGCTGCCGGTCGAGACCACGCTGTACGTGCCGGTCTTCAAGGAGATCGCCATCCCGCTGGCCGGCTATGCCGGCGGGCTGGTGTTCGTGGTCTGGACCTATCTGGTGATCGCCGGCAGCAGCAACGCGGTCAATCTGACCGACGGCCTCGACGGGCTGGCCATCATGCCCTCGGTGCTGGTGGCCTCGGCCCTGGGCGTGTTCGCCTACGCCGCCGGCAACGTCAAGATCGCGACCTACCTCGGCATTCCCTACGTGCCCGGCGTGGGCGAGGTGGCGATCTTCTGCGTCGCCATCGGCGGTGCCGGCCTGGGATTCCTGTGGTTCAACACCTATCCGGCGCAGGTCTTCATGGGCGACGTCGGTGCGCTGGCGCTGGGCGCGGCACTGGGCGTGGTGGCGGTGATGGTGCGGCAGGAGTTCGTGCTGCTGATCATGGGCGGCGTGTTCGTGGCCGAGACCGTGTCGGTCATCCTGCAGGTAGCCTCGTTCAAGCTGACCGGCAAGCGCATCTTCCGCATGGCGCCGCTGCACCACCATTTCGAGCTCAAGGGCTGGCCGGAGCCCAAGATCATCGTGCGCTTCTGGATCATCACCCTGGTGCTGGTGCTGATCGGCCTGGCCACGCTCAAGGTGCGGTGA
- the murD gene encoding UDP-N-acetylmuramoyl-L-alanine--D-glutamate ligase, giving the protein MNDYAGKLYVVAGLGKTGLSAVRFLRRQGARVRATDTRAEPPMLAALRRDYPEVEFVSGLPESALEGASAVVSSPGLDLRLPFFTAAGMRGLPVFGDIELFARTLRAREAVPVVAITGSNGKSTVTTLVGEMARKAGRRVAVGGNLGTPALDLLDDAVELYVLELSSFQLELTESLDASAAVVLNLSPDHIDRHGTLEHYAALKARIYRGRGHCVINRDDPRVTAMTPAGRPVTGFSLQPPQGDDDYGLVQAHDEIWLARGGERLLPLSALRIRGLHNAANALAALALGEAVQLPRAAMLAALREFPGLPHRCQWVAERRGVNWYNDSKGTNVGATLAALTGMPGPIVLLAGGLAKGGDFAPLKPVLADKGRALVLFGQDAMLIERAVSGALPVYHAPDLDQAVQRAADVAQPGDTVLLSPACASFDMFSGYEQRGERFMAAVRGLPA; this is encoded by the coding sequence ATGAACGACTACGCGGGCAAGCTGTACGTGGTCGCCGGGCTCGGCAAGACCGGGCTGTCGGCCGTGCGCTTCCTGCGCCGCCAGGGCGCGCGCGTGCGCGCCACCGACACGCGCGCGGAGCCGCCGATGCTGGCCGCGCTGCGGCGCGATTACCCGGAGGTCGAGTTCGTGAGCGGCCTGCCGGAGTCCGCGCTCGAGGGCGCCAGCGCGGTGGTCAGCTCGCCCGGGCTGGACCTGCGCCTGCCGTTCTTCACCGCCGCCGGCATGCGCGGCCTGCCGGTGTTCGGCGACATCGAGCTGTTCGCGCGCACGCTGCGCGCCCGCGAGGCTGTCCCGGTCGTCGCGATCACCGGTTCCAACGGCAAGAGCACGGTGACCACGCTGGTCGGCGAGATGGCGAGGAAGGCCGGCCGTCGGGTCGCGGTCGGCGGCAACCTCGGCACGCCGGCGCTGGACCTGCTCGACGACGCCGTCGAGCTGTACGTGCTCGAGCTGTCGAGCTTCCAGCTCGAGCTGACCGAGTCGCTCGACGCCAGCGCGGCCGTGGTGCTGAACCTGAGCCCGGATCACATCGACCGCCACGGCACGCTGGAACACTATGCCGCGCTCAAGGCGCGTATCTATCGCGGTCGCGGCCATTGCGTGATCAATCGCGACGACCCGCGGGTGACGGCGATGACGCCGGCCGGCCGCCCGGTCACCGGCTTCTCCCTGCAGCCGCCGCAGGGCGATGACGACTACGGCCTGGTGCAGGCGCACGACGAAATCTGGCTGGCGCGGGGCGGCGAGCGGCTGCTGCCGCTGTCGGCGCTGCGCATCCGCGGCCTGCACAATGCCGCCAACGCCCTGGCCGCGCTGGCGCTGGGCGAGGCAGTGCAGTTGCCGCGCGCGGCCATGCTCGCGGCGCTGCGTGAGTTTCCGGGCCTGCCGCACCGCTGCCAGTGGGTGGCCGAGCGCCGCGGGGTGAACTGGTACAACGATTCCAAGGGCACCAACGTCGGCGCGACACTGGCGGCACTCACCGGCATGCCCGGGCCGATCGTCCTGCTGGCCGGCGGCCTGGCCAAGGGCGGCGACTTCGCGCCGTTGAAGCCGGTGCTGGCCGACAAGGGCAGGGCACTGGTGCTGTTCGGGCAGGACGCGATGCTGATCGAGCGCGCCGTGAGCGGTGCGCTGCCGGTGTATCACGCGCCGGATCTCGACCAGGCGGTGCAGCGGGCGGCCGACGTGGCGCAGCCCGGCGACACCGTGCTGCTGTCGCCGGCCTGCGCCAGCTTCGACATGTTCAGCGGCTACGAGCAGCGCGGCGAGCGCTTCATGGCCGCGGTCCGGGGACTGCCTGCATGA